From Clostridium sp. SY8519:
GTACTGCGCACACGCCCAGCACAAGGCTCAGACACATATAAATCAGCGCGGTCGAAATCCTTCCGCTGCGGATCAGCTCAAAGCTCTCCAGAGAAAAAGTGGAAAACGTGGTAAATCCGCCGCAGATCCCGGTTTTCGCAAACAGCACCCATTTGGAACCCGGCAGGCTGTATTTTACCACAAGCACGGTAACCAGGCCGATCGCAAAAGCTCCAATCAGATTAATCAAAAACGTGCCCAGCGGAAATCCGCTTTCCTGCCTGGGAATCACTGCTCCCAGCAAAAAACGGCAAACTGCTCCAATTGCGCCGCCTGCTCCGACGGCAAGTACTTCATTCATATCTTACGATCCATCTCTTTCCCGCGCCCTGGTTCCGGACTGCTGTTTTCCGCAGCCGCCTGTTTCTGCCACAGGCCCTGTTCCGGCTTCTGTTCTCCGCGGCCTGCCCGTTTCCGTCGCAGGTCCTATTCCGGCTTCTGTCCTCCGCGGCCTGCCTGTTCCTGCTGTGCCCGCCGGCTCCGGCGCGTCTGTTCATATTCTTTCAGTGTGCGGATCACCTGCCCGGACAGCGGAAGCAGCGCGGTCATATTGAAGATGGTCATCAGGCCAATCCCCACATCACCAAGATCCCACACAAAAGTATACGCTGCCAGACCACCGATGAAAAGCATCGCCAGTGCTAAAATCTTGTACAAGGTCTGGGAAATCCAGTTGTCCCCGAACAGATATGCCACATTGGAACGGGCGTAATACAATACACCGATAAAGGTTGAAAAACTGAACAGGAACAGCACCGCCGAAATAAATACAATGCCCGCGCTGCCGAAATGATAGCCCATGGCCGCCTGCAGCAGTTCCATTCCCTGCAGTCCGTCCGTCAGATGCTGCGGCACGGTCAGCATCAGCATGGCGGTGCAGCTGCAGATGACAATGGTGTCAATAAACACGCCCAGGCCCTGCAGGAGTCCTGCTTTCACCGGATGATCCACATCTGCCGCGGCCGCCGCGCAGGGCGCGGATCCGGAACCGGCTTCATTGGAAAACAGGCCCCGTTTGATTCCGTTTAACAAAGCGCCGCTGAGGCTTCCGCCGGCAACCTGGCGAAAACCGAAGGCCTCCGAAAAAATCCTTTCGAATACCCGGGGCATCACGCCGATATTCCGCACAATCACATAGATGGTCAGCGCGAAATAAAAGGCTGCCATAATCGGCACAATCACATCCAGCACATGCACCGTCATATTCTTACGCAGTACAATCAGCGCCGCCAGACCGGTAATCACAATGGTGGTCAGAAGCGGCGGCACAGAAAACGCATTGGAAAATGCCGAGGTCACCGAGTTGCTTACCACCTGGCTGATTCCGCACCAGCAGAGAAGACCGGAGGCCGCAAAACAGACTGCCAGGATACTTTTTTTCTTTTTGGTGATTTTGGTATAAAAATCGTGGATATAGTACGCCGGACCGCCGCGGTATCCGCCGTACAGCGGATCTTTCGTTTTATGCATCTGCGCCAGGGTCCCTTCCGCAAAG
This genomic window contains:
- the crcB gene encoding fluoride efflux transporter CrcB, producing the protein MNEVLAVGAGGAIGAVCRFLLGAVIPRQESGFPLGTFLINLIGAFAIGLVTVLVVKYSLPGSKWVLFAKTGICGGFTTFSTFSLESFELIRSGRISTALIYMCLSLVLGVCAVLLAEKLVG
- a CDS encoding alanine/glycine:cation symporter family protein, with the translated sequence MKLLSIVYNFLWGDLFRIPLPGGDSIGITLLILILIPAGIFFTIRTRGLPFRLFPEMLRVSVERRQGEKRSISGLEALIVSTATRVGMGNLVGVVAALSVGGAGAVFWMWVTAMIGSATAFAEGTLAQMHKTKDPLYGGYRGGPAYYIHDFYTKITKKKKSILAVCFAASGLLCWCGISQVVSNSVTSAFSNAFSVPPLLTTIVITGLAALIVLRKNMTVHVLDVIVPIMAAFYFALTIYVIVRNIGVMPRVFERIFSEAFGFRQVAGGSLSGALLNGIKRGLFSNEAGSGSAPCAAAAADVDHPVKAGLLQGLGVFIDTIVICSCTAMLMLTVPQHLTDGLQGMELLQAAMGYHFGSAGIVFISAVLFLFSFSTFIGVLYYARSNVAYLFGDNWISQTLYKILALAMLFIGGLAAYTFVWDLGDVGIGLMTIFNMTALLPLSGQVIRTLKEYEQTRRSRRAQQEQAGRGGQKPE